The following nucleotide sequence is from Patescibacteria group bacterium.
AACGCATATCCCTGCCCAACCCCCGCTGACCAATCATGCTTTTTTGGGAAGTAAAGACAAATTCTATCGGATCTTCCAAAGTAACGATATGGCAAGTGCGCTCATTATTAATTTGGTTAACCATTGCTGCTAGAGTAGTTGACTTTCCACAGCCAGTAGGACCGGTTACCAATACTAGGCCCTGACGCAACTTCGCCAGGTCGTAAACTTTATCGGGCATTAAAATATCCTCCATAGTAGGTACCCGGCGAGAAATAATCCTGGCAGCTAAACCTAAATTGCCCCTTTCCCAATAAATATTGACTCGATATCTGCTTAAATCGGAAACATCATAGGCAAGATCTAATTCTAGATCTTTTGTTAATTTACTCTTTTCGTCAGGCGTTAAAAGACTAAAGACCAGTTCTTCCAGGGCTCCAACTGTTAAAATTCTTTCATCTTTAATTGGTTTTAATTCGCCATCAATTCTTAAAATCGGATGATGACCAACCATCAAATGAAGGTCCGAAGCCCGTTTTTTGACCGCCACCTCAAATAAATCCCTCATCCTGGCATGGATTTTAGTGCTAGGCATTTTGTTTGTTTAAAAAATTAAGAATTCTGTTTTAATTATACATCCCTCCTGCATAAAAGCACAAGGGCATTAAAACATTAAAGCACGAGAGCATTAAAGCAAATTGCTTTAATGCTTTTTTGTTTTTTTGCTTTCATGTTTTAATGTTTTAATATTCAAAAAGTTGTCCACTTGACAAATGTATAACGCAGTATATACAATTAAAATAATGAAGCTATTCACTAAACTAATTCAATTTCAGTGGGATAAAGGTAACCTTGATAAAAATTTTCATAAACATGGCATTACTAACACTGAATGTGAAGAAATCTTTTTTGACGATAAAAGAAAAATCTCAAAAGACATTTTTCATTCTAACAAAGAACCGAGGTATATTCTTCTGGGACAAACTAAAGTTAAAAGATTATTATATACTGTTTTTACTATTCGTAATAATAAAATTAGGATAATCTCTTCGCGAGATATTAATAAAAAGGAAAGGAAGCTATATGAAAAAACAATTTAAAGTACCAAAATTTAAAAATGAAGCTAAAGAAAGGGAATTTTGGAGCAAGGTTGACTTAGCTGCATATTTTGATAAAGAGGATTTTGAGCCTGTTTCATTTCCTAATCTCAAACCGACCACTCGTTCCATCTCTTTGCGTTTACCAGAGTTTGTTATTAATCGCGCTAAAGAAAAAGCTAATGAGATTAATGTGCCTTATCAATCATTAATGAAGAAATATATTATGGAAGGGTTAATTGATTGATGCAACAAATCCACAGATATTAAGATCTTGGCATAAGAACATTAAAATGATTGCTTTAATGTTTTAATGCTTTTATGATTTAATGTCCAAAAAGTTATCCACTTGACAAGATTTTCTTAAAGTTTAAAATAAAGAAAGAAAGTGATATTTTAAAATTGAATTTAAAAATTATAGTGTTTAGGAAATCCGGTGCCCCGCCAATGAAGCGGAAATTCCGGAACTATCGCGTAACTGTGATTTTGAGCAAAGCTCAAAATCACCCCGAGCGAAGCCCCCGAGAAGGGGCGAAGTCGAGGGGTGATAAAAATGCTTTGAAAATACTTTGCTTAAATAAGTCAGAATACTAAACATTATAAATTTATTGTTCATTCTTCGCGCGTTACGAAGAAGGGTATTTTTGTTTGTTCTATCCTTCAAGGCGCGTGGAGATTTCCACGCTTTTTTTATTTATCCAGCACCAGAACCCTCAGTACAGGGTTTACTGACCCTTGC
It contains:
- a CDS encoding type IV pilus twitching motility protein PilT is translated as MRDLFEVAVKKRASDLHLMVGHHPILRIDGELKPIKDERILTVGALEELVFSLLTPDEKSKLTKDLELDLAYDVSDLSRYRVNIYWERGNLGLAARIISRRVPTMEDILMPDKVYDLAKLRQGLVLVTGPTGCGKSTTLAAMVNQINNERTCHIVTLEDPIEFVFTSQKSMIGQRGLGRDMRSFAEALKHVVRQDPNVIMIGEMRDLETIAATLTLAETGHLILATLHTQNAAQTVDRIIDVFPPYQQEQIRLQLSMSLRGVISQQLLARIGSGRIAAREIMINNSAVANLIRENKIAQIRTVIQTGAEQGMVTMDNDIKRLYDEGLIDRTTAQVHMVQPGDLK
- a CDS encoding BrnT family toxin — encoded protein: MKLFTKLIQFQWDKGNLDKNFHKHGITNTECEEIFFDDKRKISKDIFHSNKEPRYILLGQTKVKRLLYTVFTIRNNKIRIISSRDINKKERKLYEKTI
- a CDS encoding BrnA antitoxin family protein, translating into MKKQFKVPKFKNEAKEREFWSKVDLAAYFDKEDFEPVSFPNLKPTTRSISLRLPEFVINRAKEKANEINVPYQSLMKKYIMEGLID